A stretch of the Acyrthosiphon pisum isolate AL4f chromosome A2, pea_aphid_22Mar2018_4r6ur, whole genome shotgun sequence genome encodes the following:
- the LOC100163926 gene encoding glucose dehydrogenase [FAD, quinone]-like, translating into MTLDIKYDFIVVGAGSAGTVVANRLSEIYDWKVLLIEAGQDEEQFMDIPAAAGKLQARSINWKYTTVPMNNSCLCFEDHRCKFPRGKVMGGSSVLNYMIYTRGNKLDYDNWAGMGNTGWRYDDVLKYFIKSENANVSDADQDYHGQGGLLSVTDVPYRTPVAKAFVDAGSQIGLPIIDVNGEKQIGINYLQVTMKDGRRCSTNAAFLLPTKMRLNLHVKKFSTVTRIVIEKGTKKAIGVEFVSNRKKYRVFVRKEVIISGGAINSPQLLMLSGIGPKEHLKDLKIPLIKNLPVGENLMDHVALGSLSVLINDTISLKQQRLLRDPLNLYNFLIHHNGPLTIPGGAEALAFFDLDQLGFTDGHPNLELLLVSGLYSGDESTHKLFGLKTDIYNKIYKPTEKLDGFTVFPMIMRPKSKGRIWLEDANPFHHPLIDPNYFSDETDLDVAVAGVRIFQQMLKTDAMRKLNATLFDTPLPDCVRHKFDSDAYWKCSARQISFTIYHLSGTCKMGPVGDPTAVVDPRLRVHGINGLRVIDASVMPEIPAAHINAPTIMIGEKGADMIKEDWGITI; encoded by the exons ATATATGATTGGAAAGTGTTGTTAATTGAAGCCGGTCAAGATGAAGAACAATTTATGGATATTCCAGCAGCAGCTGGAAAACTACAGGCGAGGTCAATAAATTGGAAGTACACAACGGTCCCGATGAATAATTCTTgcttat gTTTCGAAGACCATCGGTGTAAATTTCCAAGAGGAAAAGTAATGGGAGGTAGTAGTGTATTGAATTACATGATATATACGCGTGGTAATAAATTGGATTACGACAATTGGGCAGGAATGGGCAAcacag GATGGAGGTATGACGACGTTCTGAAGTATTTCATTAAATCGGAAAATGCAAACGTATCTGACGCGGACCAAGACTATCATGGACAGGGTGGGTTGTTGTCGGTGACGGACGTACCATATAGGACTCCCGTAGCGAAAGCTTTTGTGGACGCCGGATCACAGATTGGATTGCCCATCATAGACGTCAATGGTGAAAAACAAATTGGGATCAATTATTTACAG GTTACTATGAAAGATGGTCGTCGTTGTAGTACAAATGCGGCTTTTTTGCTTCCAACAAAAATGAGATTGAACTTACACGTGAAAAAGTTTAGCACAGTAACAAGAATAGTAATAGAAAAAGGTACAAAAAAGGCGATAGGAGTAGAATTTGTATcaaatcgtaaaaaatatagaGTATTTGTACGGAAAGAAGTAATTATTTCTGGTGGAGCCATAAACTCGCCACAGTTACTCATGTTATCAGGAATTGGGCCGAAAGAACACTTGAAGGATTTAAAAATTCCATTGATAAAGAACTTGCCAGTAGGTGAAAATTTGATGGATCACGTGGCACTGGGAAGCTTGAGCGTTTTGATTAACGATACTATTTCATTAAAACAACAGAGATTATTGAGAGATCCacttaatttatacaattttctcaTTCATCATAACGGCCCATTAACAATACCAGGTGGTGCAGAAGCATTGGCATTTTTCGATTTAGACCAACTAGGGTTTACAGATGGCCATCCGAATTTGGAATTACTATTAGTATCTGGTCTGTATTCGGGCGACGAATCAACGCACAAGTTGTTCGGCTTAAAAACagatatttacaacaaaatttaTAAGCCCACTGAAAAACTGGACGGCTTTACAGTGTTCCCAATGATTATGCGACCGAAAAGTAAAGGTCGCATATGGTTGGAAGATGCTAACCCCTTCCATCACCCACTGATCGATCCCAATTACTTTTCCGACGAGACGGACTTGGACGTGGCTGTAGCCGGAGTACGGATTTTCCAACAAATGTTGAAAACCGACGCGATGAGGAAGCTCAACGCCACGTTATTCGACACCCCGTTGCCCGATTGCGTTCGACACAAATTCGACTCAGACGCGTACTGGAAATGCTCCGCGAGACAAATAAGTTTTACCATCTATCACTTGTCGGGCACGTGCAAAATGGGACCGGTGGGTGACCCCACGGCCGTGGTGGATCCCAGATTGCGTGTACACGGCATAAACGGATTGAGAGTCATCGACGCGTCGGTCATGCCGGAAATACCGGCAGCACACATCAACGCTCCGACGATTATGATCGGCGAAAAGGGCGCGGACATGATTAAAGAAGACTGGGGTATTACAATATAg